A window of Gossypium hirsutum isolate 1008001.06 chromosome D13, Gossypium_hirsutum_v2.1, whole genome shotgun sequence genomic DNA:
ATGTAAAGAACCCACCTTCCTAAGACACAAATCATTCTAAAAGTTCGGTGGACGACCATCTCCAACGAACCAGTATACATTAGCAATGATTTCTGGCCAGCACTTCATAAAAGACCTCCATATGAAAGAACAATTACTTTTGGAAATAGAGCTTGGAAGTAAACCTTATATGTTGTATTTACTCCAAAACACTCTAACCCACAGAATCTGTATTCGAGAGAAACCGAAAACTAAGCTTTAATAAGAAAACTTTGTTTTGATCTTCTAGATTTCTTAGGCCCAAACCTCCAAAATCCAATGGACGACAACACTCCCCCATGATAACAAAGCAGGTTCCCTTGACCCTGAACTAGCTCGCCAAATGAAATTATGGGCAATGTTCTCAATCTCTTTACACATGGAGATAGGGATACGCATcgtacacataaaataatttagaatAGCTAAGAGAACGGACCTTACTAAAGTTATATGACCAGCTAAAGACAATTTCATCGCAACCCATCCAGACAATTTCATCTGTACTTTGTTCACAACGAAATCGAACGTTTTCATCGTAACTCTATTATGCAATAACGGTAGCCCTAGATAGATACCAAGATCCTCCACCCGATTAAAACCCATCTCAATACATATAGTCTCCGCAATGTTTTCAGGAGTATTAGGAGAAAAAAAACATTTGTGATTTACTTCTATTCACTTTTTgactagaaaaataacaaaaaagtgTCCAAAATAACGTTCACAATATCTGCTTAACTCCTACTCGCTTCACAGAATGGCATTAAATCATCAGCAAAGAATAGGTAAGGTAAGGTCAGACCTCTCTGTGAAAGAAATAACAGTTTCCACGAGCCTTATTCCACCGCCTCCCCAACAAGATTCTCCAATCTCTCTATACACGACACAAAAAGATAAAGAGATAGTGGacctgatacggggttgcgcgcggaccaagatcgagttgccaagtcacgagaaactcctacgaaaaccctaaacaattagatctgaaacgaaacagaaaattaaaagattagatttttgaattttcagatctgaaataaaatccccaaatcagcaaagaatcaaattgagaatagaaataagtgttagggttcttgaaaccctcaaggagattgtgattctgcccaattgaacaccaagatagttttccccaaatttcgacaatctaatttcacccaaaaagagtatggaaaaaccctagaaattggggatttttgggctgattccttaagatagaaaaaggctgaaaacacaataagaacagaaaatagattagatactGATTCaccacaagtagaaataaagaaagaattgacagtaagaaattaaaagataagtcctaagaagccttgaaatctcgaaagatctcacaactcccttcaaacggctctaatctcccctccaaagaatatcaatggcaagaagaaggttgaagatggctcccacaatcaaaaagattgttaaaacaacttctaaagaaaactcaagagaaaatccttgaagaactcaaagagaattttcactcaaatcaaatctgaaattttcaatgtaattgtaatgtaatgtagggtggctggccaagccatataaataggcctttcaaatgttttcctaatttaattagaacactaaaactaaaactaaaaaaactcataattattttaatatggaaattcggccaagggtcttttatttgggactcttggactgaatataaaaatttaaactaagtaaaataaataaataaataaaaataaaactttacaacttgggccactttgacaatttggcctgattttcaactaagtatggatggatttcttgattgggctgggaatttgcttattgggcctcgccttcaagaatttgggcttttgtgactcgtatcattcccccattcctcaaaaagattcgtcctcgaatctgaaaaatcaaatgaactcgactttcctctatcgaacgggagtaatggcaattgagtccactgaaaagaatagccatgaaatagtaaatagcaacacaaacaagcttgtagtccaattataagcataatagaacaggtataacgcatgtgaatggacagattcaaattaccatgcaaacaatctaatttactcaccactgcctcgtcaaatatttgaaacaaagatggacatgttttaaggcattcagtcgtctcacattgttcccacaaaccatgaataaattgcgagtaataaatcaaatggtaaacataatcgtcacaagtaggtatttgaaaagattcacatggttcacagagttgcataatcataccatgcattaatcgacggtctatagattcactcacacatgcattatcaaaaacaagaatctttttatcaaccatcaaaacagatagatcatcaataaataaaataggacagtcaagcacgtttcgatctaagtgttcatcaacacgatctttatcactatccgaggagtacaaaagtgtttcaaaggtttcaagcatcttacctcgataagcagaagaataagggtcgattttacctttttcatttaaaacaaaccttcgcttatcgggggcatagtgtagtcgaatctccgttgttgagttaacctttgtcaaatggaactcaaacttcatgtacaaccacataaactgtttaaggcacgaatataaattgaaaacaaatttggaaaatttcgttaccttattctccaaaatagatttggacaaattcgaggattttacacaaggtaaatcaagagaataacaaatcacgcttcttttcgtaatgactttatcaaccacaatcgaagagtaacaattaatcggatcaaaatgaggggatcttttaagaactaagtcaccaaaagttttattaataattttcaaatctgcactggactcggtttctaaaatttccttaccaagtttaccttcgggatcatgtagtgtgatttcatctttgcctaagttgatcgtatgaaagcgtctttcatttgagaggtattgaagttgaaagttatctttcgatctttcgggaacctgaaaagtagcaacacaagaaaaattcatatcttggttagtggaaacattcctcactagcctttcctcgtctttttcttttgtttcttttataactcattttctcttctttcttcaacttctttttcaattttcttttctgtttcacattccttttcactctcaatctctttttgctctttttcattctttttttctttttcctcacttgttttaacagaatttttcagtttgatttggtcctcatggacttgttccagagtgagcggcactaaggtgagtttctttccttgatgcttgaaagaatacctattggtacgaccatcgtgagtgacttttcgatccagttgccacggttctcctagcaacaaatggcaggcttgaataggcattacgtcgcacacaacttcgtcttgatacttaccgatagaaaaggcgatgcgcacttgttgagtgaccctaaattggccttcgttgctaagcccttgtagttgataaggttgtggatgcttggtagtggttaagcaaagcttttccaccatcgtcgtgctggctatgttcgagcaactttcaccatcaataataactctacaaagcttaccttgtacgtggcagcgagtatgaaagagatgttctcgttgctgctcgctctttggttttgccaaagatgattgtccatgatcatgacaatcatcatccattctagggacacgttgagggttgcacctatggggttggttatccctatcttccttaattggatctcgatattgatgtttttgattcactcgtacctcattcaaagtagtattcaatgcttgaagtgtagcatttatttgtgtgattgcaacagtatgtctgtctaactgttgttggactttcataagtgcatcattattatcacctttagacatcttcaaaacctgtaaaaaataaacactcaacactcaaaaataaaagttagcaaacctcaccattaatcactcaaaaagaaaaatcaaattctcaatgaggtcgaattcaatcttgtgagttctttatcagagtttatatcaaccaattagagagtgtgaaccaaactaccaaagaatcctaatttgcactaggatgccaaaaactgacgagacaccaagtgattcgtgctgcaccgaggaaggattgtgcacacgtttaaatcctactaacacaagaaacaagaaggtgttagatattttaaaaggataataaaaagcaaacaaatgaaaacctacagctaagaatcaataaaaattgctgaaaacagaaaacccgaaaaattgtggagtaacttgacaacttcgttcgaggtgttcccgatctaaaaaaatcacaaaattaaatctcgaatgtccttaaatatttaatttttgatctggaaagtttgggcaccaaactcaacccgctgaattttttttaaatttttattggatttcgtctttttttcgattttttgacttttttgactgatttttttgcaggaataaattttttatattcaatcacagtgccacaaatatgtatgtaaaatttcagatcaatttgacaacgtttacccactcaaataaaatttttttgaaaaatttttctgggtaaaactgctgtttttgctttaaaatattgagatcagtttagaaatcaaccaagaacacccaaaacgcccaaaatatgataccaaatgatacggggttgcgcgcggaccaagatcgagttgccaagtcacgagaaactcctacgaaaaccctaaacaattagatctgaaacgaaacagaaaattaaaagattagatttttgaattttcagatttgaaataaaatccccaaatcagcaaagaatcaaattgagaatagaaataagtgttagggttcttgaaaccctcaaggagattgtgattctgcccaattgaacaccaagatagttttccccaaatttcgacaatctaatttcacccaaaaagagtatggaaaaaccctagaaattggggatttttgggctgattccttaagatagaaaaaggctgaaaacacaataagaacagaaaatagattagataatgattcagcacaagtagaaataaagaaagaattgacagtaagaaattaaaagataagtcctaagaagccttgaaatctcgaaagatctcacaactcccttcaaacggctctaatctcccctccaaagaatatcaatggcaagaagaaggttgaagatggctctcacaatcaaaaagattgttaaaacaacttctaaagaaaactcaagagaaaatccttgaagaactcaaagagaattttcactcaaatcaaatctgaaattttcaatgtaattgtaatgtaatgtagggtggctggccaagccatataaataggcctttcaaatgttttcctaatttaattagaacactaaaactaaaactaaaaaaaaaactcctaattattttaatatggaaattcggccaagggtcttttatttgggactcttggactgaatataaaaatttaaactaagtaaaataaataaataaataaataaaaataaaactgtacaacttgggccactttgacaatttggcctgattttcaactaagtatggatggatttcttgattgggctgggaatttgcttattgggcctcgccttcaagaatttgggcttttgtgactcgtatcaggaCCTCTCTACCTTATTCATTGCGTAGGCTGAAAAGACTCTGTAACAGATCCATTCCAAAGAACCTGAAGTGTCGACGAGGAAACATAGTCTAAAATTAAATCAACTAAAAGCTAAGGAAACCTAGCTTCAGAAAGTGTGTCCTTTAGAAAATCCCACCTGATTCTATTATAAGCCTTTTCCAAATCAATTTTTAGCACCATCCCATATATGTTACCTTTAAAACTCTTTAGCAAATGCACAACTTTTTGTGCCATGGCTATGTTTTATGTAATATTCTTGCTTGGGATAAATATTACTTGGTTCTGACAAATTAGCTTAACCATTAAAGGTCGTAATCTATTAACAGTGGTcttagtaattattttataaagaacTATACAAAAACTTATCGGGCAAAATTGATAAATTCTTTTCAGACTTTGGACCTTAAGCAGTAGTACCAATAAAGTTTTGTTCAGATTCAGATCTAACAACCTCCCAACGTTTGCCTAACTAGCGAATAGACCAAAGGCCCAACAGTATTCCATTGAGATTGAAAAAACTTCGCATGAAACCCATCCACCCTAGGTGTTTTCAGTGGAGACATACCAAAGACTACCTTACGAACCTCATCATCAGAATCCATTAATAGTAGATCCCCTTTCTCCTCGGACTGTAGTGAAGGAAATTTACCACGACATGGAAATACACCACTAACCGAATAATCTATTGTGTAAAGATCTCTGTAAAAATTTACAACATGATGCTTCAACTCATCATCATCAAAGCACCAATCACCACTCTCAATGATAAGCCCCTCTATCTTATTTCTTTTCCGCCTAGCCAATGTATGACTATGAAAATAACTCGTATTCCTATCCCCATTCTTTAGCCAAACTAATCTAGATTTTTGATACCACAGTAACTCCTCATGCTTTAACACTTCTTCAAATTCCCGTTGAAGCTCAAGTTCACGAGAGTGGAGTCATGGAGAATTGCGCCACTCCAAGACTCTTTGCACTCTTCCCAACTctaaaatcaaatttattttacGCACAAAAATGTTACCGTAAACACGCTTATTCCACTCCTGAACTACTTACTGGaaatgctctcaattcttatTAATTGCCCGCTCATTGTTCTAATTACCACTCACTAGTTGTTGAAAATTTGCATGAAGCATCCAACTAGCAAGACAACAAAATGGCTTGACACCCCTGCTCACCTTCAGTCTAAGCGTCATGAAAATCGACTGATGATCTAATTTCAATCCATGAAGGTTCCTAACAGAACAATCAGGTGCAAAAGAACCCCAATCTAAATTACAATAGTCCTATCTAGTCCCTGAGAAAAGTTCTCTTGACTCCATGTAAATTGCGCTCCATTAGCTCTTAAATCTCGCAATCCATTTCTAAATAAAAACTCACGGAACCATCTGCATCCAATTCTTGAAACAAGTACACCACCCACCCTCTCAAAGCTATCAATAATCGAATTAAAATCCCCAGCCAAGATCCAAGGACCAACTACTGATTTCGCCAAAGAATCCGACAACTTTCAAAGCTTCCTTCTTGTTGTTGAATGAGGGCTAGCATAAACAACTGAACAAATAAAACTATCAGGACCTTGCTTACTACGAATCCTCAAATGAATCATATAacaatgaatttccaaaatatcTACCAGAATATTCTCATTCCAATATAACCAAATTCCACTAGCAAACCCATTACCCTCAACCTAAAAAGAATTAGGATACCCAAGTTTTGCAATACTACCATCGGCCCTAGCTCTACTAACCCGTGtttcaaacaaacaaatcaaacccGAAAAAAATTCCTTCGTATACTCATTCACAACATTATGGAAATGGGAATGTCCGGCTCCTTGACAATTCCATAAAAATATTTGTGTccataaagaaaatatatatatatatataagacaaCCCGAGAAACAACCAACAATCTAGCAACTAACCTTATCTCCACCGTCACTCTCACCATCCACAAATGGGACGTCATCTTCCATAGGAGCGCCATTAGGACCCTGTTCAAGACCATAAACCAAACCCTTCATTGTTGCTTCTAAGTTCACTGTGTCATTCGAAAACCCATTCACAACAACATCCGGTGGCTTATCATGTTGCCCATTCCCAATATCTCAAATTTTTGGTATGTTAATTTGAGCAGCCCCACTTGATTCCCCAAAATTAAACACCCTATTCTCCTTCCCTTTATCCACCCCAGAAATTTTCCTCTCCACAACAGGCACAACCTTATGTTTTGTCATTGTCCAATTTAGAAGTAACACTGACGGGTTGGACAGATAACTCATGGTCCACACCCATTTTTGCTCCCATCTTTGAACCATCATCAAAAGCTGTTTGGTCATCAATTGTCTTAAAGTTCAATTTTCCATTAGTAGGCTTCAAGGCCTTAAAACCTTTCTTTGGCCCAGTTCCAATCATAGGTCCATTTCCTTTAGCCCGCTAGCCTAATTTAAGGTTCTTAGAAaacccatttgattttttaaaccCAAAATTCTCCACCATTCTAATCGCCTTCTCCTGGTTCTTCATCTCCCCAAACTGTTCAATATTCTCTCTCCCATTACCCTCACCGAAAATCACACCCTCATTCCCTCCAAATGCCCTTACATCATCTTTCCCATTAATCACACCATGAATCTCATCCTCATCTCTTCCAAGTGCCGCAAATTGAGATCCCCCATAACCACCGTCAACACCATCATTCCTAGCCGCCCCCGAAAAGCGGCCCCTTCCCTTTCTACCGTCGCTCCACCAACATCCAAGGACCAAATGGCTCTTCCTTCACTTGCCGTTGAATCCCAAATTTCTCTTGAATAGATTTGGCCGTCACAGAGTCTTCGTCCGACGATTGAACTTTGGTCCCTGTACCCAGATTCGCACCATGTCCATAGCACTCACACTTGAAGCATACATCCGGTAAGGACTCATACTCAACCCGTTGCAGCTGTCCATTAATCCTCACTTCCGACACCAACGACTTTCTCAAGTCAACACAAACCGCAAGCCGTGCAAAACATCCCCGACAAGCATAGTCCGTATGGATATCAAGTTTCACAACTGATCCAACGGTTTGACCAATCTCCTTAAGAAGACAACTCGAATAGAACCTCTCAAGCAAACCTGGTAGCCTGATCCACTTAACCTGAAAGGTGATTTCATTCTGGGTAGTTGAAAATCCGACGACCACGGACGAATGGACAGATAATTACCGAATATTACCCATAACCCCCCAACCCCCCAACCAGCACTATATTATAGTCTTCCTCCTCGTGGAAACGAACCAAGAAAAAATCATTCTCCGAGTCCATCAACTGGATCGGGCCCCTTGGATTCTACATATGAGAAACCGTATTCAACAATGCATTAAAACCAATATTCTTCCCTAACAATTTCACAATTATTGTTTTAGCAATCCTACGCTCAATATACTTTtgaacatgataaaaaaaaattattgacgGAACTCCCTCGACCACTTCGTGACAACGTCTCCATCAATAAGTGCAAAATCTTCTTCTCTGAATACGTTCTACGAATGTTCCGATGATGCTCCTATAAGCGTAGACTTATACGAAACCTTGGGTAAATCAAAACCTTGAATCTTTTGCCCATCTTCCGATTCCGGTGGCAGATCCGATCTGGTACGAACCTTCTTAGTTGATCGACCGACACCACTATTCAACCTGGAATAATTAACATCCATCGTGAACTCAACCACAGGCAATGTTTCTATCATAgtgttttttataataaatttctatATATCAACGTAGAAATAtacaattttgaaaatagaaatggaCCTCTGGTTCATCTAATTCAATTTACTTCTAATAGACGAGCAATATTGGTTAGCCAAATCCAATAAAGAGGATTTACTCATTTAGAGTAATATTTGGTATGTCATCTAAAGCAATGAATGCAACTACGCTTCAATTCACATTACTGGATTCTCATATGTTAGTAGAAGGGGGGGGGGGTTTTCTTCAATCTAAGATGTTTTTATATCCAAAATTTAGGTTCGGTTTTGATTGAGCTAATTGgagttctaatttttttttcatccacCAAACTCAAATATGAAACCTTTATTAAGAAATATCAAATTTGTCGGTAATCTTACATCCCCAACAATGCTAAGACTTTGAAATATAGTGAGTAATTTCAATATTACTTAACCATAGATTTTAGGGAAAaagtttaatttagtttaaatcagAGTAACAGATTAAGATCCTAGCCCTATCTAAaattatttcaacttctttactaataaatataaaatgttaaatttcatccatcaaatatattaactaaataaatcattgtgaataatgtaaaatattattacaCTAATATTCCGTAGAGTGAAGTCTCATGTAATATTAAACCTCCAAAATAGAATTATTAGGCTCCCCCAATACAATTATTACTCTCTGTTTTTCTTTGTtactaaagaagaaaaaaaataaaatactaaaaaaacaaataaaattgcTATAACTTTATAAACATAGATCTCAAAGATAAggcattaaaaatgaaaattgtgtCGGATAAAACTGAGAATcgaaaagggaaaaaataaaataacaatagcACGACTTCCAAATCCTTGTTGGGAGGCTCGAAATTGAAAGAATCAAGGACAAAAGGGTCTTCCAGAGCGAGACCTGTGACTGGGAATGGTGAAATGTCTTAGTAATCCTTGTTGCTCCCTCAAATAGCCTTCACAAAGAAAAGCCATTGAGAACTTATCTTCAACAACTCTGTTCACATCATGCACAAACACATCAGTCTCCCCTTCTTCTCTATTCCTAGCCATCAGCCCTGCAGTGTAGATGGCATTCATTCTCCCAGGGGCTTCATCATGGAACCCAGTTGGGGCATCAACCATGATCAGATCCCATTCTATGTCATATATCTCGTTTGGGAACCCTTTGAGTGCTAAGTCACATTTGGAGAATCTAGGATCACCCACCACTTTGCACTCCTCCTTCATTCCCGTCTCTAGCAGATCATCTGCTTGGTGGACTTTGGTTACATACTCAACATGGTACGATTCCAAACTGGGAAGTTTTTGCTTGATCTGTTCGATCCATGCCTTGTCTTCTTCTAGGAAAACGGTACGACCACCATGGTTAAGACCTGCCCACATCAGACTGTCATGTCCTAACCCGAATACCAAGAAGTTGCAAGGGGCTTTCTTCTCTAAAACTCTAGCGGAAACCGAGATTTCCTTGAGGGTTTGTTGTGGGGTGATGTTGGTGGTGGCATAGTGGATGAGGGCATTGGCTAGAGAAGGTGGAGTTTTGGTGCATGTTGGGGTCAAGGGAAGGGATGGGCAATCTAGTGGGGTTGGTTCACTGTCGTCGACAGGGTGTGTGGAGTTGGAGAGATGGGATTGTGAAATGGGGGGTTTGGAAAAGGAAGAGGTGGTGGTAATGAGAAGGAAGACGAAGAGAACAACAGAAGCACAGATGAGGATGAGCTTGGTGTTAAAAGGAGAATGAGGTTTGGAGTTGGACCTCATTGTTGTTTGTTGCCTTCAATTTCCTTTCCAGGCCTTACCTAAATgcaaattttgtttttctttgcaaggggaagggaaagggaaagggaaaggaGACAAACAACACAAGGAAAAGGTAATGTGAGTTTGGAGTTATTATATATGGGTGTATGTATGATGATGATGTTTTCATCTTATATTTTAGCaaatatgaatgagattgaaGGGGTGAGTCGACAAGGAGttcttattctttattttttacaACAGCTTTACTTAAACTGCCTAATATTACATCTACAACCTTCTTTTATCCATTTTCACACTAAAATTTAATCCCAATTTTAGATTGTTTAAAAACCTAAACATttaccaaaatttatataaatatttaactgAAAGTATATATAAACtagtttttttatttgtattaattataaaatgttaaatttatctGTAAACATTGTTTAAAAAAATGTGTACACTttcacaaataatataaaaaaatgtattctaaatattgtataaaatcaTGTATatagtatgaaattatatatatatttaatattgtaaaaataatgTATATGGTAGACACCTTAGACAAAAATCGACGAGCAATCGAAGGAGGGCCAAAACAGGCCTGACATCAGGATGACGTGACAAGGAGAGTCGGGACGTCACGACGATTCCTAATGTTATGCAGTCATGTTTTGTACAGCTCAACAATACTTCTTTTCTCCCAATTGGACTTTGATTACTTCAAGGTTATTTTAGTCGTTTTAGCCCTTAGCATTGAATCTATTTAAAGGGTCTTTGTAACCCTAATTTAGATATGCGAATCAACAATGACTTTTCTTGCAAGGGAAACAAGATGTAGTCACAGATGAGTTTTGGTGAAAAAATAGTAGATTAAATCATAAGTCGCCACTTGTCATCATTTAATTGGTCCGTCAATTTATTTTAACGGTCAACGTGGTAAATGATGAAAATTGTTAACCGGaagacttaattaattattttaattaacgacaagaatttaattaggtattttttaaatatttcttaataaattttttgacatataagcaatatttaaaagaaataaactaaTTTTGAGAGGCGAAACCCTAACGTACTCCTAACGTTGTCCCTATTGATACTGTTACCAAAACGGATATTTAAAAATGATGTACCAGACAATATAGATAGACTGCCAACCAGAGtagtttgaaaataaaaataaaaatgtaaatagattttatttattaattttaactctaaaattttaattaatactaaTAAGGTGATTGCTTAGGTTTGATTTACGGATTAAGTGAAATCAATTATTcactaaatttttataataaaatagtaGCAGTATTATAGggttttttatcttttaaaatatatattaaaaaaaaagtaagcattctttaaaaaactttataaattcattattaaaattataaaaaaaaactgattACAACAAGAGATGTGAGTTTAATTAAGAATATGGAATTCTTAATCTCCGTTGTTAGTGCAACTATATGACAAAAAAGTATAAATAGGATAGAAATAGATGaattgatttggagttggcgTAGAAGGAAAGGAGGGTGGTTATGATGGAGATGGGAAATCTACTAAGCTTGCTGTTGGTGTTGGGTGCATGGTTGGTAGGCTTGCTAACGTGGTGGGTTCAATAATTACTATTTTATAAGGAAGTTG
This region includes:
- the LOC121225027 gene encoding uncharacterized protein, yielding MKGLVYGLEQGPNGAPMEDDVPFVDGESDGGDKVLKMSKGDNNDALMKVQQQLDRHTVAITQINATLQALNTTLNEVRVNQKHQYRDPIKEDRDNQPHRCNPQRVPRMDDDCHDHGQSSLAKPKSEQQREHLFHTRCHVQGKLCRVIIDGESCSNIASTTMVEKLCLTTTKHPQPYQLQGLSNEGQFRVTQQVRIAFSIGKYQDEVVCDVMPIQACHLLLGEPWQLDRKVTHDGRTNRYSFKHQGKKLTLVPLTLEQVHEDQIKLKNSVKTSEEKEKKNEKEQKEIESEKECETEKKIEKEVEERRENEL
- the LOC107920526 gene encoding glucuronoxylan 4-O-methyltransferase 3: MRSNSKPHSPFNTKLILICASVVLFVFLLITTTSSFSKPPISQSHLSNSTHPVDDSEPTPLDCPSLPLTPTCTKTPPSLANALIHYATTNITPQQTLKEISVSARVLEKKAPCNFLVFGLGHDSLMWAGLNHGGRTVFLEEDKAWIEQIKQKLPSLESYHVEYVTKVHQADDLLETGMKEECKVVGDPRFSKCDLALKGFPNEIYDIEWDLIMVDAPTGFHDEAPGRMNAIYTAGLMARNREEGETDVFVHDVNRVVEDKFSMAFLCEGYLREQQGLLRHFTIPSHRSRSGRPFCP